In the genome of Crassaminicella thermophila, the window ATATTTATAAAAATGCTAATCTATATGGAATAGAATTAAACGAAAAAGCTGCAGAGATTGCTAATACTTTTGCAAATATTGTAGTGGGAAATGTTGAAAATTATAATTTTCATTATGAAGAAGAATATTTTGACTATATTATATTTGCAGATGTACTCGAACATTTATATAATCCATGGAACGTATTAAAAAATATAAGAAAATATCTTAAAAAGGATGGAATCATTTTAGCAAGTATCCCTAATATCATGCACTATAGTATTATTAAAAATTTATTAAATGGAAATTGGAGATATGAAAATAGTGGACTTCTAGATAAAACACATATTAGATTTTTTACTTTAAATGAAATAAATAACATGTTTGCTACCGCAAATTATAAAATCGAAACAATTACTGGATCTATTCTACAACAGAGTGAACATGATATGAAATTCATCAATTCGTTAAATACAATAACAGGAAAAGACATGACTGAGCAATACGAATTTTATCAATATTTTGTAAAGGCTAAAAAAATAGAAGATGATATACGTAAAAATACACAGAAAGAAAATATATCACACAAAACAAAAATGAATTTTGTCACATTATTTCCGGAAACTGAAAACGTTCATTTAACAAAAGATGTTGGAATAATCCCTTTTATTATGGGTAAATATTATAATTATAATGCTAAAATAGCGTGTTATAAAAATGGTTCTTATCCATATCTTTACAAGGAAGTACAAGGATTAAAAGTAGAATTCATTGAAAAAATAACTGGGAACCCCCTTGAAGATGGGCAAAATTATTTAATAAAAAATGCTAAATCCATAGATATTTTACATTTGTTTCATTTAACAACAAGAACCTTACTATGGATAGACACCTATAAAACTTTAAATCCTAATGGAAAAATTTATTTAAAGCTTGATGCTAATATAAATATAACCAATCATAAACTTAATCATTCTGTTTTTAATATTTTGAAAAAATGTGACTTAATAAGTGTAGAAACTAAGTATTTATATGAATATATGAATAGAGAATGGCCAGTAAGGGTTGAATATATACCAAATGGATTTTATGATTTCACAAAACATAAAAGTGTTGACTATTCAGAAAAAGAAAATATAATCATTACCGTTGGAAGGATAGGCTTAGATGTTAAAGCCAATGAAATTCTTATGGAAGCTTTTAGATTAGTCGCTCATAAACTCCAAAATTGGAAACTAAAAATGATTGGCCCAATACAAGATAGCTTTAAAATTTATGTAAATAATTTTTTCGAAAAAAATCCTGATTTAAGAGATAAGATCATTTTTACAGGCGAAATATCAGATAAAAACATCTTAGAAAATGAATATAGAAAAGCAAAAATATTTTGTCTAACTTCTAGGATTGAAAGTTTTGGATTGGTTTATGTAGAAGCCGCAAAAAATGGATGTTTTATTATTTCATCAAATATACTTCCAGCAATGGATGTAACAAACAATAAAAAATTTGGAGATCTATTTGAAGTAGATGATATAAATCATTTATCAGAACTATTAGTAAAATACTCAAATCAAGAAAAACATCTTAAAAAAAATTGTAAAACAATACAAAAATTTGCATATGATCATTTTAGATGGGAAGATATATGTAAAAATATTTATCACTACTTGACAAGTAATGTAGAATTACTTGAAAAACAAAATGTTTTAAGTCAAGATGATATTCAATTTAATAAAGTTAAAGAAATTATTTTAAATGGTTTAAAAAGCAATAATCCTTATGATCAGGTATTCATAAATAGGCTTTATTATAATTCAGAAGCACTAAAATTATCTTTTTGGAAGAATCATTTTGAACTAGAAGCTTTAAATTATTATAAAGAAATTAATGGTAAGATATTAGACTTTGGATGTGGTTCTGGTCACTTGGATATATATGCAGCAAGATTAGGAAAAACAATACATGGAATTGATTTAAGTCCAATTGCTATTGAAATTGCTAACTATTTGAAAAGCTGTGAACCGACATCTATTCAAAAAAATTTGACATTTTCATTAGAAGATGTAATGCAAGAAGCACAAACAAATATTAAGTATGATTCTGTATGGGCATCTCATGTTTTTGAACATATAAAAAAACCCAAGAAAATAATAATTGGTCTTCGAAAAAAAGTAAAGGAGAAAGCTTTTATGTTAGTTTCCGTTCCCCTTGGATATGCATACGATGATCCAGATCATGTAAATCATTTTATGAATGAAATTGAATTAAAGCGTTATTTTGAAAAATTTATAGCAGTTATACGAATGGATACAGATTATAAAAATAAAGTTATACATGCTTTATTGCGATTCTAAAAAATTGTATAAGTAATAATGCTTCATCATCTTTCAGTTTAAAATTACCTTCTACTAATATATCATTTTAAAAAGGCAGAATAGCATAAAAGCCATTCTACCTTTTTTATTATCTTAAAGTTGCACCTAATTTTTCTTCTAACTCTTTTACGATTTTTTCATGCACCTTTGTTACTTCTTCATCTGTTAATGTTCTATCCTTCGCTCTATAAGTTAATGAGTAAGCAACACTCTTATAACCTTCTTGAATTTGCTTTCCTTTATACACATCAAACAATTTAATGCTTTCTAGGATTTCTCTTCCATTTTCCTTTACAATATCTTCTATTTGCTTTACATATATATCCTCTTTTACAACTAAAGCCATATCTCTAGTCATAGCAGGATATTTAGGAAGTTCTTTATAAACTCTATCTAGTCTTGTAATTTGATAAATGATATTAAAATCAATTTCTCCTACATATACTCTTGTATCAATATTATAATTTTCCATAACATCTGGATGGATTTCTCCAATAACCCCTAATGTATGGTTTCCATAAACAATATTTGCACATCTTCCTGGATGAAAGCTTGGATGATTTTTTTCTGGAATATATTCATAATCAGTAATACCTAGTCTTTCAAACAATCTTTCAACAACACCCTTTAAGCTATAAAAATCTATTTCTTTTCCATACATCCCAATGGTTAATACTTTTTTCTCTATTGGAAGACTATTAACGGGAATACTCTTTGGAATAAATACATTTCCTAATTCAAAGGCCTTTGCATACTCAACATTACGGTTATAGTTTCTTGCTAATACTTCAAGCATATTCCCCATTAATGTTGTTCTCATAATGCTTGTTTCTTCACCAAGAGGATTGATTACTTTTACAACTCTTCTCATAAAACTTTCCTCTGGTATACATAATAAATCAAAAGTTCTAGGACTTACAAATGAATAGGTTAAAATTTCATTTAATCCTACTGCATTTAAAGTATTTTTGGCTAATTCTTCTATAATCTGACCATTTGTCTTAGCTCCTTGACTGTTTCCTTTTGGAATTGTCATTCCTAAATTATTAAAGCCATAAATCCTTGCAATCTCTTCCACAAAGTCTATTTCCTGGGCAATATCTAATCTGAAAGTAGGTACAGTAACTAGGAATTTATCTTCTTTAATTGTTACTTTCATCTCTAATCTTTCTAAAATATCAATCATTTCTTCATTTGTTAAGTTTGTACCTAATAAATCATTTATTCTCTTTGGTCGAACCTCAACTACTTTCTCTTCTGCTCTATTTGGATAGATATCAATAACACCAGCTACTACTTTTCCTATTCCTAATTCTTCGACCAATTGACATACTCTATTAGCAGCAATTATTGCTATGTTTGGATCTATTCCCTTTTCAAATCTTGCAGATGCTTCAGTTCTTAATCCCAATTTTTTAGATGTTGTTCTTACTGAATGAGAACTGAAATTTGCAGATTCAATAAGAATAGTTTTTGTGCTTTCACTTACCTCTGAATTTAATCCACCCATAACACCTGCTAATGCTACAGATTTTTTTCCATCAGCAATAATAAGAGTATCTTCATCTAATTTTCTTTCTACTTCATCTAATGTTGTAAAAGTTTCTCCATTTTCTGCTCTTTTTACAATTATTTTATTTTCTTCTAATTTTTCTAGATCAAAAGCATGAAGAGGTTGCCCAAGCTCTAGCATTACATAATTGGTTATATCTACAATATTGTTTATTGGACGCATGCCAGCTTTCATTAATCTATTTTGCAGCCATTGTGGAGATGGCTTTATTTCTACATCTTTTATAACCCTTGCCACATATCTATTGCAAAGATCACTATCTAATACTTCAACAGATGCATAATCTTTTATATTATCAACTTCTTCTTTAATATTTATTTCTAAATTCTTTAAAGGAATATTAAATGTTGCTGCAGTTTCTCTTGCCATTCCTAATATACTTAAACAATCTGGTCTATTTGGTGTAATCTCAAATTCAATAATATAATCATTTAGTCCTAATATATCTTTTATATCTGTTCCTAATGGATAAGCTTCATCTAAAATATAAATACCATCTTTTTCTTGATGCATAGGCAATACTTTATCTGCTATTCCCAGTTCTTCCCCAGAGCACATCATTCCATTAGATACTACCCCACGAAGCTTTCCTTTCTTTATTTTTGTACCATCAGGAAGTCTTCCTCCATTTAAAATCACTGGAATATATTGACCTTCCTTTACATTTTTTGCTCCTGTAACGATTTGAAGAACTTCATCTCCTATATCTACTTGTGTTACTACCAGTTTTTCTGCATCTGGATGTTTTTGTATTTCTAAAATTTTTCCTACTACAATTTTATTGATTTTTTCTCCTAAATTTTCTACAGCCTCAACCTTAGAACCTGACATAACAAGCTCATCACTTAATTTATCAATATCAATATTTTCTATATCTACATATTGTTTTAACCATTCTACTGGTACGAACATATATCTTCCTCCTTTTTTTCTTTAGAACTGCTGAATGAAACGCATATCATTTTCAAATAGCAATCTTATGTCTTCAATTCCATATTTTAACATAGTTATTCTATCTAATCCCATACCAAATGCAAATCCACTATATTCTTCTGGATCTATTCCGCATTCTTTTAAGACATTTGGATGAACCATGCCTGCTCCTAAAATTTCAATCCAGCCGCTTCCTTTACATACTCTACATCCATCTCCATTACACTTAAAGCATGTAACATCTACTTCTGCGCTCGGTTCTGTGAATGGAAAATGATGTGGTCTAAACTTGGTTTTTGTTCCTATACCAAATAGCTGCTTTGCAAACAAATCAAGTGTTCCTTTTAAATCTGCCATTGTAATGCCTTTGTCTACTACTAAACCTTCTACTTGATGAAACATTGGTGAATGTGTAGCATCTAATTCATCAGATCTAAAACATCTCCCAGGAGAAATAATTTTTATAGGAGGCTTACTTCTCTTCATTGTACGAATTTGTACTGGAGAAGTTTGAGTTCTAAGTAAAATATCTTCTGTAATATAAAATGTATCTGTAAGATCCCTAGATGGATGGTACTTTGGTGCATTTAATGCATCGAAGTTGTGATAAACTGTCTCTACTTCTGGCCCTTCTGCAATCTTAAATCCCATTCCAATAAATATATCTTTTATTTCATCTAAAACCATTGTTAGAGGATGCTTATGTCCTAATGCATCTGCTTTTCCTGGCATGGTTACATCTATTGTTTCACTTGCTAATCGCAAATTCTTCTCTTTTTGTTTCATTTCTGTTTTTGCAGTACCTAAAGCTTTTTCGATAGCTGCTCGCACCTCATTGGCAATCTTCCCAACTACTGGTCTTTCCTCATTTGATAAATCCTTCATTCCTCTTAAAACAGCAGTAAGTTCTCCTTTTTTTCCTAAATATTTTATTCTAATATCTTCTAACGCCTGCATAGACTGTGCTTCTTTTATTGCACTCTGTGCAGAACTTTGTATTTTTTGTAATTGTTCTTTCATTGATATACTCCTTTCTAATTATCTATTTTTATAATTCTCTATTACAAAATAAAAAAATCTTCAGTCCCAAAAGGGACGAAGATTTCTCCGCGGTACCACCCTAATAGTTGAAAAAATTCAACCACTTATTTGACTTAACGGCGTCTACCGATAGAACCTACTATTCTTTCAATTCTATAGTTCAAGAGGGAACTTCAGTTATGTTGTATTTTAGAAATGCTCTCAGCCTCTGACATTTCCTCTCTGTAAAGCAAACCATAACCTACTCTTCTCTATCATTACTGATATCCATATTAATAATTTGAAACCAATTCCCTATAACCCAGATAGGCATTAATATTTCCGGTCAACATAAAAACTCTCCAAAACCATTCTGCTGTACCAATCATAATGCCCACACCCCTTTTCATATCTGCTTTTAATCCATTATAGCATAGCAAAAAGAGGTTTACAAGGATTATGCAATACATTTTATAATATTTTTTAAATTTTCTGATTCCTTCTTTGCCGTACTGCTTCATACATCATAATAGATGCAGCAACAGAAGCATTTAAAGATTCTGCCTTTCCTATCATAGGAATCTTCACTAATTCATCAGAATTCTCTAATACTTCTTTTAATACACCATTCGCTTCATTTCCTATAACAAATGCTACTCTTCCATTATAATCCACTTCATCATAATACTTATTTGTATTTAGGCTTGTACTTATTATTCTAATATTTTCTGATTTTAAAAATGTAATTATTTCTTTAGTTTCACCTACATTAATAATTGGAAGATGAAATACTGATCCCATAGTGGATCTAATGGTCTTTAGGTTATATAAATCAACGCAGCCTTTTGTTAATAATACAGCATCAAATCCTGCAGCATCTGCAGTTCGAATAATTGTTCCTAAATTTCCTGGATCTTGAATTCTATCAAGTACTAAAAACAAACCCTTTCCTTCGTTTAATACTTGATCTAAGTTATATAGTTCATAAGGAAGTACTGCTATAATTCCTTGTGGATTTTGTGTATCACAAATTTCCATAAATATCTTATTAGGTACTTGATATATCTTTATATTTTTTTCTATTAAATTTTTTATTAATTCTTCTCCACCACTAGTTTCATATAATTTTTCGCAAAATAATACACATTCTATTTTTTTATTATTTTCTATAGCATCTCTAACAATACGAATACCTTCTACTATGTACTGACTATTTTTTTGTCTATATTTTCTTTTTGTAAGTTGCCTTATATGCTTAATAGTTGCATTGTCATGGGAATAAATATTATTAATCAAAGATTCCACCTCACGACCTATGCCTTTTTCTCTATCTTTTGTATGTCGTCATTGTGTCCAATAACCACTAATACATCACCTTTTTTTACAATATCTGTTGCACTAGGAGATATATTAATTTCTGTACCATGCTTAATAGCCATTACATTAATCCCATATTTTGCTCTCATATTTAGTTCTCTTAAATTATTTCCTTCCCATTCTTGTAGTGCAGAAATCTCTACAATACTATAATCAGGAGCCAATTCAATATAGTCGAGTATATTAGATGATACAAGATTATGTGCAACTCTCACACCCATATCTCTTTCAGGAAATACAATTCTGTCTGCTCCTATCTTATAAAGAACCTTTGCATGCTGTTCATTTTGTGCTTTTGCTACAACATATTTTACGCCTAATTCTTTTACAATAAGTGTAGCCATAATAGAAGATTGTATATTAGAACCAACGGTTATTACTGCCACATCAAAATTTCTCATTCCAAGAGATTTTAAAGCTGCTTCCTCTGTGGCATCAGCTTGCACAGCATGTGTTACAGAATCAGCAATTCCTTGAATTACATCTTCATTGCTATCAATTGCTAATACATCAAATCCTAATCCATAGAGAGTTTTTGCCACACTTGAACCAAATCTCCCACAACCAATTACCACAAATTGTTTCATAATAACACCTCTCTATCCTACAATTACTCTTTCTTCAGGATATTTTATTAATCCCTTATTCTTTTGTTGCTGTCTTGCTAAAGCTAATGCTATCGTTAATGGTCCTACTCTACCTGCAAACATAGTTAGGGATAAAACAATTTTACCTATCCATGTTAGTTTTGGTGTTATTCCTAAAGATAATCCAACTGTTCCAAAAGCTGATGTAGCTTCAAAAAATATTTCAATGAAGCTATGTCCCTTTTCTGTTATTGATAAAATCATTGTTACAAATATAACTAATAACATAGCAATTCCTACTACTGCTAAGGAACGATTAATAATATCTCTAGGTATCCTTCTATTGAAAACTTCTGTATCATCTTTTCCTTTTATTATGCTAATAATTGTCCAAACAATAACTCCTGCTGTTGTGGTTTTTACTCCTCCAGCAGTAGATCCAGAAGAACCACCAATAAGCATAAACACCATTGTTATAAAAATTGTAGCTGTCGTAAGCTTGTCCGTTGGCAATGTATTAAATCCTGCAGTCCTTGGTGTGACAGAATGAAACATAGCAGATAGCAGTTTCCCTTTAAATGTTAGTTTTCCTAATGTATCAGGATTATTGTATTCTAATATAAAAACAGCTACGAAACCTAATAATAGTAAAATACCTGTTATATAAAGAACTAATTTTGCATGTAAGCTAAACTTTTTAAAATTTCTTTTTTGTAAAATCTCAACGATTACTGTAAATCCTAATCCACCTGTAATAATTAAAAAACAAATCACAACATTAATTAATAAATCATCTGCAAAAGGAGTTAAACTTCTAAAACCTCCTATTAGATCAAAACCAGCATTACAAAAAGCGGAAATTGCGTGAAATATACTTAAACCTATACCTTTTGATATACCATACATAGGGATAAATTTAAATGATAATAGCAATGCACCTACTCCCTCTATTGTAAAAGTTGTAATGAGTACATATTGAGTAAGTCTTACAATTCCAGATATGTTAAATTGATTTAGTGCTTCTTGCATTACTAATCTTTCTCGCAAAGTAATTTTCTTTCCAAAAATAATTGCAAAAAATGTGGCCATGGTCATAAATCCTAATCCACCAATTTGAATTAATAAAATAATAACCGTTTGACCAAAAACTGTCCAATAGGTTCCTGTATCTACAACAACCAATCCCGTTACACATACTGCTGATGTAGCTGTAAAAATTGCATTAATAAATCCTACACTATGTCCATTATTTGATGCAATGGGTAAACTAAGCAATATCCCCCCCATCAAAATAACACTAGCAAATCCTAAAACAAGTATCTGTGCAGGGTTTAGTTTATATTTATCAATTCTTTTATTAATGTCGATGATTATCACCCCTGTCCAAATTCTTCCTGCTTTTTGTTATGCATTTATTATAGCATTATCTTTGTAGTTTTTAAAGAAACCTTATAATAAATCACTACATATTATTAACAAATAAGTAAAACTATATGAATAAAGAATGAAAAAAATAGACTCATCTAGAGTCTATTTTTATGCATTTAATTTTTGTTTTGCAACATCTACTAATTGAGCAAAACCTGCTTCATCATAAATTGCCATTTCAGCTAACATCTTTCTATTGATTTCAACACCAGCTAATTTTAATCCATTGATTAATCTGCTGTATGACATACCATTCATTCTTGCAGCCGCATTGATTCTAGCAATCCAAAGTTTTCTAAAATCTCTCTTTCTTAATTTACGTCCTATATATGCAAATCTTAAAGATCTCATTACTGCTGGATTTGCAGCTCTAAAAATCTTACTTTTTGCTCCATAATATCCTTTTGCAAGTTTTAATATTTTTTTATGCTTCTTTTTAGCATTTACTGCTTTTTTTACTCTTGCCATGTTTTTCTACCTCCTTTTCCTTCCTAATCTATGCATATGGTAATAATAGTTTAACTCTTCTTTCTTCTGCTTTTGGCATTATAGCAGCTTTACGTAAATTCCTTTTTCTCTTAGGACTCTTCTTTGTTAAGATATGGCTTTTATATGCCTTTGCTCTTTTAACTTTACCTTTTTTTGTTATTTTAAATCTTTTTGCTGCTCCACGATGTGTTTTCATTTTTGGCATAATTGTTTCCTCCCCTCTATCATCTAAGCATTTTTTGGTGCTAAGAACATTATCATGTTCCTACCTTCCAAATTCGGTTTTTTCTCAATAGTTCCAGCCTCAGAAATGAGTGCACTGAATTTTTCCATAACATCAAATCCTAATTTTGTATAACCCATTTCTCTGCCTTTAAATCTTAAAGTAACTTTTACTTTATCACC includes:
- the rpmI gene encoding 50S ribosomal protein L35, producing the protein MPKMKTHRGAAKRFKITKKGKVKRAKAYKSHILTKKSPKRKRNLRKAAIMPKAEERRVKLLLPYA
- the pheS gene encoding phenylalanine--tRNA ligase subunit alpha, which gives rise to MKEQLQKIQSSAQSAIKEAQSMQALEDIRIKYLGKKGELTAVLRGMKDLSNEERPVVGKIANEVRAAIEKALGTAKTEMKQKEKNLRLASETIDVTMPGKADALGHKHPLTMVLDEIKDIFIGMGFKIAEGPEVETVYHNFDALNAPKYHPSRDLTDTFYITEDILLRTQTSPVQIRTMKRSKPPIKIISPGRCFRSDELDATHSPMFHQVEGLVVDKGITMADLKGTLDLFAKQLFGIGTKTKFRPHHFPFTEPSAEVDVTCFKCNGDGCRVCKGSGWIEILGAGMVHPNVLKECGIDPEEYSGFAFGMGLDRITMLKYGIEDIRLLFENDMRFIQQF
- a CDS encoding TrkH family potassium uptake protein, encoding MDINKRIDKYKLNPAQILVLGFASVILMGGILLSLPIASNNGHSVGFINAIFTATSAVCVTGLVVVDTGTYWTVFGQTVIILLIQIGGLGFMTMATFFAIIFGKKITLRERLVMQEALNQFNISGIVRLTQYVLITTFTIEGVGALLLSFKFIPMYGISKGIGLSIFHAISAFCNAGFDLIGGFRSLTPFADDLLINVVICFLIITGGLGFTVIVEILQKRNFKKFSLHAKLVLYITGILLLLGFVAVFILEYNNPDTLGKLTFKGKLLSAMFHSVTPRTAGFNTLPTDKLTTATIFITMVFMLIGGSSGSTAGGVKTTTAGVIVWTIISIIKGKDDTEVFNRRIPRDIINRSLAVVGIAMLLVIFVTMILSITEKGHSFIEIFFEATSAFGTVGLSLGITPKLTWIGKIVLSLTMFAGRVGPLTIALALARQQQKNKGLIKYPEERVIVG
- a CDS encoding methyltransferase domain-containing protein, whose product is MKTSIVILTYNQLYYTKLCIDSIRKYTDKDTYEIIVVDNHSTDGTVQWLKDQEDIQTIFNKENLGFPKGCNQGIKVSQGDSILLLNNDVIVTPNWLSNLTTCLYSSNDIGAVGAVTNNCSYYQTINASYKNIEEMIAFAKKNNVSNKDAWEERLKLIGFCMLIKKEVIEKVGLLDERFSPGNFEDDDYSFRTRKAGYRLMLCKDVFIHHFGSTSWKENLNNFTELLNKNKQIFQDKWGFDATYFSFIRNEIIDLIDKPKYQNINVLEIGCACGATLLQIKNIYKNANLYGIELNEKAAEIANTFANIVVGNVENYNFHYEEEYFDYIIFADVLEHLYNPWNVLKNIRKYLKKDGIILASIPNIMHYSIIKNLLNGNWRYENSGLLDKTHIRFFTLNEINNMFATANYKIETITGSILQQSEHDMKFINSLNTITGKDMTEQYEFYQYFVKAKKIEDDIRKNTQKENISHKTKMNFVTLFPETENVHLTKDVGIIPFIMGKYYNYNAKIACYKNGSYPYLYKEVQGLKVEFIEKITGNPLEDGQNYLIKNAKSIDILHLFHLTTRTLLWIDTYKTLNPNGKIYLKLDANINITNHKLNHSVFNILKKCDLISVETKYLYEYMNREWPVRVEYIPNGFYDFTKHKSVDYSEKENIIITVGRIGLDVKANEILMEAFRLVAHKLQNWKLKMIGPIQDSFKIYVNNFFEKNPDLRDKIIFTGEISDKNILENEYRKAKIFCLTSRIESFGLVYVEAAKNGCFIISSNILPAMDVTNNKKFGDLFEVDDINHLSELLVKYSNQEKHLKKNCKTIQKFAYDHFRWEDICKNIYHYLTSNVELLEKQNVLSQDDIQFNKVKEIILNGLKSNNPYDQVFINRLYYNSEALKLSFWKNHFELEALNYYKEINGKILDFGCGSGHLDIYAARLGKTIHGIDLSPIAIEIANYLKSCEPTSIQKNLTFSLEDVMQEAQTNIKYDSVWASHVFEHIKKPKKIIIGLRKKVKEKAFMLVSVPLGYAYDDPDHVNHFMNEIELKRYFEKFIAVIRMDTDYKNKVIHALLRF
- a CDS encoding potassium channel family protein, whose amino-acid sequence is MKQFVVIGCGRFGSSVAKTLYGLGFDVLAIDSNEDVIQGIADSVTHAVQADATEEAALKSLGMRNFDVAVITVGSNIQSSIMATLIVKELGVKYVVAKAQNEQHAKVLYKIGADRIVFPERDMGVRVAHNLVSSNILDYIELAPDYSIVEISALQEWEGNNLRELNMRAKYGINVMAIKHGTEINISPSATDIVKKGDVLVVIGHNDDIQKIEKKA
- the rplT gene encoding 50S ribosomal protein L20 — its product is MARVKKAVNAKKKHKKILKLAKGYYGAKSKIFRAANPAVMRSLRFAYIGRKLRKRDFRKLWIARINAAARMNGMSYSRLINGLKLAGVEINRKMLAEMAIYDEAGFAQLVDVAKQKLNA
- the rlmB gene encoding 23S rRNA (guanosine(2251)-2'-O)-methyltransferase RlmB; the encoded protein is MINNIYSHDNATIKHIRQLTKRKYRQKNSQYIVEGIRIVRDAIENNKKIECVLFCEKLYETSGGEELIKNLIEKNIKIYQVPNKIFMEICDTQNPQGIIAVLPYELYNLDQVLNEGKGLFLVLDRIQDPGNLGTIIRTADAAGFDAVLLTKGCVDLYNLKTIRSTMGSVFHLPIINVGETKEIITFLKSENIRIISTSLNTNKYYDEVDYNGRVAFVIGNEANGVLKEVLENSDELVKIPMIGKAESLNASVAASIMMYEAVRQRRNQKI
- the pheT gene encoding phenylalanine--tRNA ligase subunit beta; the protein is MFVPVEWLKQYVDIENIDIDKLSDELVMSGSKVEAVENLGEKINKIVVGKILEIQKHPDAEKLVVTQVDIGDEVLQIVTGAKNVKEGQYIPVILNGGRLPDGTKIKKGKLRGVVSNGMMCSGEELGIADKVLPMHQEKDGIYILDEAYPLGTDIKDILGLNDYIIEFEITPNRPDCLSILGMARETAATFNIPLKNLEINIKEEVDNIKDYASVEVLDSDLCNRYVARVIKDVEIKPSPQWLQNRLMKAGMRPINNIVDITNYVMLELGQPLHAFDLEKLEENKIIVKRAENGETFTTLDEVERKLDEDTLIIADGKKSVALAGVMGGLNSEVSESTKTILIESANFSSHSVRTTSKKLGLRTEASARFEKGIDPNIAIIAANRVCQLVEELGIGKVVAGVIDIYPNRAEEKVVEVRPKRINDLLGTNLTNEEMIDILERLEMKVTIKEDKFLVTVPTFRLDIAQEIDFVEEIARIYGFNNLGMTIPKGNSQGAKTNGQIIEELAKNTLNAVGLNEILTYSFVSPRTFDLLCIPEESFMRRVVKVINPLGEETSIMRTTLMGNMLEVLARNYNRNVEYAKAFELGNVFIPKSIPVNSLPIEKKVLTIGMYGKEIDFYSLKGVVERLFERLGITDYEYIPEKNHPSFHPGRCANIVYGNHTLGVIGEIHPDVMENYNIDTRVYVGEIDFNIIYQITRLDRVYKELPKYPAMTRDMALVVKEDIYVKQIEDIVKENGREILESIKLFDVYKGKQIQEGYKSVAYSLTYRAKDRTLTDEEVTKVHEKIVKELEEKLGATLR